The Rhodothermus marinus DSM 4252 DNA segment GCCTTCCAATCCGTCGCGACCCATGCCGGTCATCACGACGGCCAGCACCTTGCCCCCGAAGATCTGGCAGACGCTCTGGAACATGACGTCCACCGAGGGGCGGTGCAGCGTGGCCGGTTCGACAGGCGTTCGGATCACCGGCACGTGGCCGTTGCGGCGCTCGAGTACCAGATGTCGACCGCCGGGGGCCAGAAAGACCCGCCCGGGCTCCAGCGGCATGCCTTCTTCCGCTTCGACCACCGTCAGCGGGCTGAGGCTGTTCAACCGCTCGGCGAGCGAGCGGGTAAAGTGGGGGGGCATGTGCTGGACGATCAGCACCGGCACGGGCAGGTCGGCCGGAAGCGCCGGAATGACCTGCTGGAGGGCGCGGGGGCCGCCGGTGGAAACGCCGATGGCAATAGCGCGGGCTTCGCGAAAGCGAAACGCCGGCAGCGCCTCGGTGTCCGGGGCGGCGGAGCGGCGACGCGTCAGCAGTGGACGCGTTCGGGCAATCGTCTTGATCTTTTCCAGCAGTTCGGCGCGAATGCGCGAGATTTCGATGGAGACGTACGAGTGCTGCTTGGGGATGAAATCGACGGCACCGGCTTCCAGCGCTTCGATCGTCGCCTGCGCGCCTTCCTGCGTCAGCGAGCTGACCATGATGACGGGCACAGGATGCTCGCGCATGATGCGCCGCAGCGCCGTCAGCCCGTCCATGCGCGGCATTTCGACATCGAGCGTGACGATGTCGGGCTTGAGTTCCCGCACTTTCTCGATGGCTTCCAGCCCGTCGCGGGCCGTGCCCACCACTTCGACTTCCGGGTCGCCCTCCAGCATGATGGAGAGCGCCTTGCGCATGAAAGCCGAATCGTCGACGATGAGTACGCGGATCATGGGCTTTCTCTGCAGATAGCGGTTCAGGCTGTGACCAGCGCGGCCTGAAAGGCTTCGCTGCCGCGAAGACGCTGCGTTTCCATGCGCACCAGCTCGCCCACATCCAGAATCATGATCACCCGACCGTCGCCGAGGATCGTGGACCCGGCCACGCCGGGCACCTTCTTGAGGTAGTTGCCCAGCGGCTTGATCACGATTTCCTTCTGGCCGATCAGATCGTCCACGATCAGGCCCAGTCGATGATGGGCGATGCCCACAATGACGGCGTAGGCCCGTTCGGGATGGTACGTCCATCCGGGTACCTGCAGCATTTCGCCCACGCGCAGCAACGGGATGACCGTGTCGCGCAGGCGGATGACTTCGCGGCCTTTGATGGTGTAAACCGTGTCGGATTCAAGCCCGACCACTTCAATGACCGAATGCAGCGGGATGGCGAAGGCTTCTTCGCCCACGCGCACCAGCAGGCTCTGGATGATGGCCAGCGTCAGCGGCAGTTTGAGCGTGAAGCGCGTTCCCTGGCCGGGCACCGAATGGACGCTAATGGTGCCGTTCAACTTGGTGATGTTGGTCTTGACCACGTCCATGCCCACGCCCCGGCCTGATACTTTGCTGACGCGCTGCGCCGTGCTGAAGCCGGCTCGGAAAATAAGCTCCAGCGCCTCGCGGTCGCTCATCTCGGTAGCCTCTTTCTCAGTGATGAGGCCTTTTTCCAGGGCTTTGGCCTTGATTTTCTCCGGATCGATGCCGGCGCCATCGTCTTCGATTTCGATGACGATGTGGTTGCCCTCCTGCGAGGCGGCCAGCCGAATGCGGCCGGTGGGCGACTTGCCCCGGGCGCGGCGTGTTTCGGGATCCTCGATGCCGTGGTCGGCGGCATTCCGGATCAGGTGCACCAGCGGATCGCTGATCTCCTCGATGAGCGACTTGTCCAGCTCGGTCTCTTCGCCCTCGATGATCAGCTCGATCTGCTTGTTGAACTCGCGGGCCAGATCGCGCACCAGGCGCGGAAACTTGTTGAACACACGGCCGATCTGCACCATGCGCGTGTGCATGACGGCCGACTGCAGCTCGGTGGTGATGAAGTCGATCTGGGTGGTCGTGTCGGCCAGCTCGCGGAGCAGCTCGGCGTTGTCGCCGTCGGTGCTCAGCTCGCTGAGAAGCTGGAGCAGTCGGTTGCGGCCCAGCACCAGCTCGCCCACCAGGTCCATGAGGTTGTCGAGGCGGCGCACCTCGACGCGGATCGTCTCAGTGCTCTGATCCCGGCGGGCGGCCTGTCCGTTGCCCGAAGGCGTCGAAGCAGCCGGAGTCGATCGGGACGCATCGGCTGTCTCCGAGGAAGGCGCCGTAGCCGGTGGTGTGGTCCGGGCTTCCGGCGTGGCCGCCGCAGGCGTAGATCCGGAGCGGGCGGGCGCCGGCTTGCCCTCAGCAATTGCCTGAAGTCTTTCGATGACAGCGCCGATGGGTAGCGGCTGCAGCTTACGTGTTTCGACCTGGTGGAGGAGTTGTTTCATCAGGTCGAAGGCTTCGAAGAGGACGTCCATCATGGCGGGCTCGAAGGCGAGCGTGCCTTTGCGGAGGCGGTTGAGGACGTCCTCGAAGTGGTGGGCCAGGAGGCTGAGTTGTTCGAGGCTGAGGAAGCCGGAGGTGCCTTTGACGGTGTGGACGGCGCGGAAGATTTTGTCGACGAGCTGTCGGTCGTCGGGAGTTTTTTCGAGCTGGAGCAGGTCGTGCTCCAGGTCTTCGAAGATTTCGCGCGTCTCGACGATGAAGCTCTCGACAATCTCCCGCATCTCCTCCGAAAAGAGCGTCTCGGCCAGGGCCTCCAGAGCAGCGGCTTCCTGGGGGTCAGCAGACGCAGATTGCGCAGGAGTCGGTGCCGATGGTTCCTGAGGAGCGGTTGGGGTCGTTTTATCGGCGCTTCCGGCTGCAGCCTCCTCGTCGGCCAGCGCTTTGAGCTTACGCAGGATGTCCTCCAGCGGAATGGGCTGGAGGTTGCGCTCCTCGACCTGGTGGAGGAGTTGTTTCATCAGGTCGAAGGCTTCGAAGAGGACGTCCATCATGGCGGGCTCGAAGGCGAGCGTGCCTTTGCGGAGGCGGTTGAGGACGTCCTCGAAGTGGTGGGCCAGGAGGCTGAGTTGTTCGAGGCTGAGGAAGCCGGAGGTGCCTTTGACGGTGTGGACGGCGCGGAAGATTTTGTCGACGAGCTGTCGGTCGTCGGGAGTTTTTTCGAGCTGGAGCAGGTCGTGCTCCAGGTCTTCGAAGATTTCGCGCGTCTCGACGATGAAGCTCTCGACAATCTCCCGCATCTCCTCCGAAAAAATCGGATGCTCGCTCATGGCACCACTCTCTGGCTATTGGTGGGGACGTCAGCTATTCGAGTCGTTCCGCTTCGGATTGAACAGGGCATCGATTTCGTCCTGGGAGGCGGGGGTGCTTCCACCGCCGAACAGGGCGTCGATTTCGTCCTGGGAGGCGGGAGTGCTTCCGCCGCCGAACAGGGCGTCGATTTCATCCTGCGAGGTCGGGGTGCCGCTGCTGAACAGACTATCGATTTCGTCCTGCGAGGCCGGTGTGCTGTTTCCGCTAAAGAGTGCGTCGATTTCGTCCTGCGAAGCCGGACCAGTGCTTTCGCCATCTTCCGGAAGCGATGCATTGTGCTGCAGGGCGTCGACCAGCGCGTCGACCTGTTGCTGGCGGCGGCCGTCACGATCGTAGCGGGCGTGGGGATCGAACGTCCCTTCGGCAAAGAGCTGCCGGGGCAGCTCCAGGTCGTCGAGCACCTCACTGCCCAGTCGCCGGATGAGCTGGGCCATGCGATACCGCACCGACTCGATCAGGTGGTTGACGGCGGCCAGCTGCTGGGCGGTGATGTCCTGCACCTGCAGCGCCATCATGATGCGGTTCATGCGATCGCGCAGCGAGTCGACGAGCTGCTGCTGGCTTTCCAGCATGGCCTGCAGCGTGGCATAATGCTGCCGGCGCTCTTCCAGCAGCGTCTGGAGCCGCTCGTTCCAGCTCTCCGGAAGCGGCTGCCAGAGCTGCTCCTCCTGGGATTGCAGCGTCTGGAGCGCCTCGGGTGCCGCGGCCCAGGACTTTCTGAACGTATCCAGGTCATTCAGCACCACGTCGATCAGGTCGAGGATCTCCGTGGTGGCCATTTCGGTGGCCTGCGTGACGCTTTTGAGCTGCGAGCTTGCCCGCGGCATTTTGCGGGTGCTTTCGGCCAGCGAGTCGTTGACCTCCGAGAGGAGCGGGGAGATCTCCCGGAGGAAATAGACCACCTCTTCGATGAACGGAATGGCCCGTTGGCCGAGAATGAAGACGGCGCGCAGCTCGTTCAGCTTGGAAAGCAGCTCCTGTATGTGATTGGTCGTCATTGCGGCCTCCTCAGGCGGTTTTCAGAATCAGGTTGATCTTTTCGCGGAGCACTTCCGGCGTAAAGGGCTTGACGATGTAGTTGTTGACGCGGGCTTGCATCGCGGCGATCACGTCCTCCTTCATCCCGCGTGTGGTGACCATCAGGATCGGCAGGTTGCCGAAGCGGGCGTGACTGCGAATGGCTTTCGTCAGCTCCAGCCCGTTCATGTTGGGCATGTTCCAGTCGGTGATGACGAAGTCGATGGAGCCCTGCTCCAGTTTTTCCAGCGCGTCGGCCCCATCGCTGGCCTCGACCACGTCGGTGTAGCCGATCTCGCGCAGCGCGTTGCAGACGATGCGCCGCATCGTGGGGGAATCATCGACGACCAGGAACGTCATGGCTTCGCTCATGCCTTTTGATTTTTGGTCGGTTCAG contains these protein-coding regions:
- a CDS encoding protein-glutamate methylesterase/protein-glutamine glutaminase, with the translated sequence MIRVLIVDDSAFMRKALSIMLEGDPEVEVVGTARDGLEAIEKVRELKPDIVTLDVEMPRMDGLTALRRIMREHPVPVIMVSSLTQEGAQATIEALEAGAVDFIPKQHSYVSIEISRIRAELLEKIKTIARTRPLLTRRRSAAPDTEALPAFRFREARAIAIGVSTGGPRALQQVIPALPADLPVPVLIVQHMPPHFTRSLAERLNSLSPLTVVEAEEGMPLEPGRVFLAPGGRHLVLERRNGHVPVIRTPVEPATLHRPSVDVMFQSVCQIFGGKVLAVVMTGMGRDGLEGARLIKQHGGKVITQDEATCVVYGMPRAVAEAGLSDAVLPLEQIGPFLARSLGCTPVAQPVSP
- a CDS encoding chemotaxis protein CheA; this translates as MSEHPIFSEEMREIVESFIVETREIFEDLEHDLLQLEKTPDDRQLVDKIFRAVHTVKGTSGFLSLEQLSLLAHHFEDVLNRLRKGTLAFEPAMMDVLFEAFDLMKQLLHQVEERNLQPIPLEDILRKLKALADEEAAAGSADKTTPTAPQEPSAPTPAQSASADPQEAAALEALAETLFSEEMREIVESFIVETREIFEDLEHDLLQLEKTPDDRQLVDKIFRAVHTVKGTSGFLSLEQLSLLAHHFEDVLNRLRKGTLAFEPAMMDVLFEAFDLMKQLLHQVETRKLQPLPIGAVIERLQAIAEGKPAPARSGSTPAAATPEARTTPPATAPSSETADASRSTPAASTPSGNGQAARRDQSTETIRVEVRRLDNLMDLVGELVLGRNRLLQLLSELSTDGDNAELLRELADTTTQIDFITTELQSAVMHTRMVQIGRVFNKFPRLVRDLAREFNKQIELIIEGEETELDKSLIEEISDPLVHLIRNAADHGIEDPETRRARGKSPTGRIRLAASQEGNHIVIEIEDDGAGIDPEKIKAKALEKGLITEKEATEMSDREALELIFRAGFSTAQRVSKVSGRGVGMDVVKTNITKLNGTISVHSVPGQGTRFTLKLPLTLAIIQSLLVRVGEEAFAIPLHSVIEVVGLESDTVYTIKGREVIRLRDTVIPLLRVGEMLQVPGWTYHPERAYAVIVGIAHHRLGLIVDDLIGQKEIVIKPLGNYLKKVPGVAGSTILGDGRVIMILDVGELVRMETQRLRGSEAFQAALVTA
- a CDS encoding protein phosphatase CheZ, with amino-acid sequence MTTNHIQELLSKLNELRAVFILGQRAIPFIEEVVYFLREISPLLSEVNDSLAESTRKMPRASSQLKSVTQATEMATTEILDLIDVVLNDLDTFRKSWAAAPEALQTLQSQEEQLWQPLPESWNERLQTLLEERRQHYATLQAMLESQQQLVDSLRDRMNRIMMALQVQDITAQQLAAVNHLIESVRYRMAQLIRRLGSEVLDDLELPRQLFAEGTFDPHARYDRDGRRQQQVDALVDALQHNASLPEDGESTGPASQDEIDALFSGNSTPASQDEIDSLFSSGTPTSQDEIDALFGGGSTPASQDEIDALFGGGSTPASQDEIDALFNPKRNDSNS
- a CDS encoding chemotaxis response regulator CheY — its product is MTFLVVDDSPTMRRIVCNALREIGYTDVVEASDGADALEKLEQGSIDFVITDWNMPNMNGLELTKAIRSHARFGNLPILMVTTRGMKEDVIAAMQARVNNYIVKPFTPEVLREKINLILKTA